Proteins encoded together in one Lathyrus oleraceus cultivar Zhongwan6 chromosome 5, CAAS_Psat_ZW6_1.0, whole genome shotgun sequence window:
- the LOC127079407 gene encoding uncharacterized protein LOC127079407 encodes MSNTLKIDGHTEEAKKLRMFPFTLAEEAEEWFYSLPASSITSWKEMEKAFVNEYFPASMFVNGLKIKTKQLIDTTAGGSTNFSTATGIKKIIEAIATNEHMELYDRCQSKPEGVIDLKLETNKIRIEDTIAAEVDKKLKALNIGTQQMAQVQPVPTVCCETCSGPHQTVYYFATPQQVEEIKFLKQINPYSNTYSSGWKNHPNFSWKDQKGTAHQHGQYQTQYQQQQQQHALKKADWEISIERMAVHNVQFQEETRNNQKNTTPSIKNLEVQMSQIAQQLALSSQAQGALSSATVTNPREHNNMSMVTTQNGKSDEVVGDVDEEENQLIEVDLEIKENEVVREEVVAPKPVVKETVIEPKSVVKLPFLTRNKKKGQHEKNFEKFLELFKKLEINIPLLEGLEQMPTYAKVMKDIISKRRTTDTNLIILIKTCSAILQGMKIPIKKKDR; translated from the exons atgagcaacactctgaaaattgatggtcacactgaaGAAGCCAAGAAGTTGAGAATGTTCCCGTTTACCTTAGCGGAAGAAGCTGAAGAATGGTTTTATTCTTTACCTGCCAGTAGCATCACATCTTGGAAGGAAATGGAAAAAGCCTTCgtaaatgagtattttccagcatcg atgtttgtgaatggTCTTAAAATAAAGACCAAACAGCTGATTGATACTACAGCCGGTGGttccacaaatttttcaacagccaccggtatcaagaagatcattgaagcTATTGCTACTAATGAGCACATGGAGTTGTACGATAGGTGTCAAAGCAAACCAGAAGGGGTTATAGATTTAAAGCTGGAAACTAATAAAATCCGTATTGAAGATACTATAGCTGCTGAAGTTGATAAGAAGCTGAAGGCGTTGAATATAGGTACCCAACAAATGGCGCAAGTCCAACCGGTTCCTACTGTCTGCTGTGAAACTTGTAGTGGTCCGCACCAAACTGTTTATTAttttgcaactcctcaacaagtGGAGGAAATCAAATTTTTGAAGCAGATTAATCCTTATTCCAACACGTACAGTTcgggttggaagaatcatcccaacttctcatggaaagaccaaaaaggaaCCGCTCATCAACATGGTCAGtaccaaactcaatatcaacaacaacaacagcaacatgCCCTTAAGAAAGCTGATTGGGAAATTTCTATTGAAAGAATGGCAGTCCATAATGTtcaatttcaagaagaaacccggaacaatcagaaaaacaccacacCATCAATAAAGAATCTTGAAGTCCAAATGAGTCAAATCGCTCAACAACTAGCTTTgagttctcaagcacaaggtgcTCTATCTAGTGCAACCGTGACAAATCCTAGAGAGCATAATAATATGAGCATGGTGACAACACAAAATGGTAAATCTGATGAAGTTGTCGGGGATGTGGATGAAGAGGAAAACCAATTGATCGAAGTGGACCttgagatcaaagaaaatgaagttgttaGGGAAGAAGTGGTAGCACCGAAACCTGTTGTAAAAGAAACAGTCATTGAGCCCAAGTCAGTTGTTAAGCTTCCATTCCTCACTAGAAACAAGAAAAAAGGacaacatgagaaaaactttgaaaaattcttagagttgttcaagaagctGGAGATTAACATTCCTTTGTTGGAGGGACTTGAACAAATGCCTACTTATGCCAAGGTCATGAAGGATATCATTTCGAAGAGGCGTACCACTGACACTAACCTGATTATTCTAATCaaaacttgtagtgctattttacagggtatgaagattccgaTAAAGAAGAAAGATAGATGA